DNA sequence from the Ischnura elegans chromosome 8, ioIscEleg1.1, whole genome shotgun sequence genome:
CACGGAATTGCAAATTAAGCAATCCAAATCGTGGTCCTGTTTCCAAAACCCACTCTCTGATTGAGCTACAATACAATGTCATTAATTCCTGgcaaataatttccgaaaagTATTCTGATTGAGTTAGTTTATGTAATAAATCATCACTCTACAGCATTACTTACTAGTATTAAATCAGCCTGCCCCGGTTATGCAAGTGAAAAACAGATTATTTCAGTTTGTTTATCTCACGTTTTCGGTGGTTTTCAACagttctcaagtttttttttgtttgcttcgtATCTTTTTTCACGAATTTCACTCTATCTATCGTGAAAAAAGCGAATTAAAAGCGCCCGTTTCCGAAAGTCTTTTCAAATAGTGCTGCCATCTTTACAGCCGAAAACGAAAACTGTTTTAATTCAGTGGCGGGGTGTGGCTtcaatgaaaactagttgtgttGTTCCTCAAGACAAATGCGGAGATAATATTACGCTGTTTCAACATCAGTATTTGcggttatttaatattttgtaaaatgcccttcttgaatctaaattttatgaataacttaattagttttaagttaaattttgcTCTCAATTAGTTCAATCAAAATAGCATGTGTGGCAtcttaatttcgtgagtaatctTTACAACCGAAAATAGCAATTTCTTGCGTTCCAAAATACCAACATATGTTTGGGTGTGATATCTTGTAACCATAGGTGACTGTTGACATTATAAGAGTAAATAATTGGATATGAAAAAGCCATGGTAAATAACACATCTACAATTTACTTTATTTCAGGGAATCAAACATATTAGCCATATTATGGAATCTAACTGGAAATTGCGAGAATTTCCAGTTAGCAAAGAAGATTTGGaatccatgaaaaaatcaatggAGAGGTATACAAGGGAGAGGTATAAGAATAgcaatgcaataactcttcagtGTTTGTTTAATAACATAGGTACTGATTATGTCCATGTAAAATAGGTTGAACATGTGTAGTGATACATATGCTGTGATGCCAGCTAGTACAGCTCTTATTCATCGCAAATTGCACCATTGTACTGTGTGTGACGTGATTCTAAATTCATGCACTCAAACTCGAGATCACTGCAATGGAAGGAAACATTTAGCTCGATTAAAGCTATCAGGAAAAGATGTGTCATTTGGTAAGCTAAACATATTTGTACCATTCTATTACAAACGGTGGAGGTCACATTCTTACTTGGATGCTGGTGTATGCTGAAATAGGCCTATTCCTGTaatagtgaaatgaaaaatatagaaatataactGTAATATCGTTAAATTTGGTGATTTCATTCCAAAGTTTAGAGTTAGATGAGGTATTTCATGAGCCTAAATGGCTGCTTACACTTGTGTTGTATTTAtggatttatttgcatttttactctgaatttttatgtatatgtaattgtttttcaagctctaaaaatatcacattcagtATCTAAGAGCTAGAATTTATAATTCCACGCTGATATCTTGTCGCTAAGTCTTGACCCTAATTCATGaagtatttatgcttattttaaaatgtatcgaGGGAGAATCTCTAATACCTCTCAGGTGATTTCTAAGGGGTGTGGATCGTCATCTGTTCACactaaaactacaaaaattatgTGCAGACCTGGCCATGACTTTATAATCATCATTAAATTTCCTCTACCTTACAGGGCCAAAGGGAGAAAATATTCATACAACATCCCCAGTCAACTCATCCGGTATTGTTTCACTGAAGAGCAATGAAATGAGCTTGAAAGATATGAATTCGCAGAATATGTGAGTGAGCCTTCTTCTCTTCATTATTTTGGCATCATAACAACCAAATGGAATAATTGAAGCTGGTATACAGGcatgatatattaaaataaggttcTGGTTGGCTTATCACCATTACGCTAATCATTCATTTCCAAGTTAGCATGTGAAATTACATACCAATTCCTATGGTCAAGTTTTAATTCTTACATCCTTGTACAAGTTCAGTcctggagaaaaaaaaagaaccaccTAGCTTGCCTAACTTTACAATGCTGCACAACCACTCTTTGTCTTTGGTGGGCTTGCAGATAATGGTTGTGTATACCTTAAACTAGATGTATTCACTTAGGAAAAACATGCTGGAGGGGTTGATAATCATTCAGAATAAATGCTCAAAATTTTTCTCAGTGAAAAGGACTTGGCGTGGAAGGCTTGGGCAAAATTCAGTAAACATGAGCACTTTTTTATGCAGAAACTACCTAAAATGACTATAGCCATTAATATTGCATTGCACAGACTTGTAATGATGTATCTACCAACAGAGCAAttcagtaatagggtagtttccttcatcaaataaaataaaaggcattgattgtgattcgttacccaccatatattagtgtattcattatatacaaattatgtatttggttttagaaatctcagtttagacgaatgtttggTCAATGttaacctgatttgaaaaaggccagattggcggccatgcgatgccactccacgtgacgtcacaggggcctagattctatacgagtagatgggagttttacatcattagagattaccaatacatgcatgaggcacaaagctcagcgaaacatctctttataatcacctattttataattgcaaatggTCGGAATTTCCTTCGATGgatagggtattattaatccttatttaagccaagcgctacccgctagcagagtactctgttacttgctagcagcctgcatcatagcggtgctcatatcctcgcaccaaggtggcctcacacagcggcagcttgaaccagaatgacatcacatgggcttttctcagcattcatgcATAGCTGGatgcattttcgcgtgcttgaaaattttcacttttcatttaatcacgaaaaaaattaaaaaatctacaagaaTGAAacacatactccaggagtaataatcttttgattaagtcaataaaaaaaaataggaaaccaccctattttggaCAGTGGTTTAGAGTAAATTACATGTAAGAGCACAACTTTGATAAGAAACTAACATGTATGATGCTCACAAGGTAGGAAGATTGTAGATGGAAAAGGTATTTCTAATAGATACCATCAAAATATTATGAGATCCAGGTTTATTGTATGTGTTGAGctaaaaatttcatccaactaaAATTTACTCGGTCACAGTGAATCACAAGAAGTAAAGGAAGTTTTTTATTGGTGCTGTAAATAGCAGAGCTTGAATGTATCTAGTGAGAATAATTTTCTTCCTTCCATTACCTccgattttttttgtttgtgaTGGTTGCTGGGTCTGACCCTCAGTCACCCACCTTGTAATCCTGCAGGATTAGCATGCTATCAAACCCTCCATGACTGTAGAGGAGgaacatcatcattagtcaacaatcctaagattggtttgactcagctctccatttctctctcctatccgctaatctcttcatagctacatatttattctcttttacatcctttataacctgtcctatataactcattcggggccgtcccttgccctttttcccttccacttgtccttcaacgattgtcttcatcagaccatcgtgccagGAGGAACGTTCCAGACAAATGACCGCCTCCACTATAAGTGTTAATTTTAGGAATATGTAGCAGCTTTCATCATTATCTTCATTGAATGGCAATTACTTCGGTGTATTGATACAATTTCAATGATTAATAGTATGTAGTAATTTCACAGATAATGAGAGCCATCAAAACTATGACAGCTGAATCTGAAACAGGAAAGGAAGACTAGCAGGTATATTTCCCTCATGCCAGGGGCAAGTCCTGCCTCAGCCAATCATTATCCCATGAAGAATCGTTTACAGCATTAATGGAATGCAGCAAGGCACAAGTTGAGTGGGTGCTGAGTTGTCACTTCTTTTGAGGCATAGTTTTGGATTAAATTCTACCTTCCGCCTCATGAAGGTGGTTCATTTTCTTTGTCCAGGACTGTACATATATTATTAATGACTGATTGAAGTATGTGTCACTATTCACATTTACTTCAAGGATACacaaatttactcaaaaaatcataattatttacttCAGCATTGGATTAACTCATCACCATACAATTATCAATATTGATCTCAAGGACATTATACATATATGAtatcagaattgaatttttattattcacaAAGGCAGGGCTCAGCCAAGAACATAGAGAAATACACGTGTGTTCTTGGCTCAGGAGAACATTTTCTGGTTATTGAAGAAATGCATTGACATTATCATGgacatttttagattttcacataaaaatagtGCATGAATACATGGTttccattgaatattttatttctaattccaCGAACAAAAATGAGCAAGTTTATTTAATATACTGTGATTAATTCTCAGATAAGTGATAATTACAGGGATTCGTCAGAATTTTCTCCTACTTGCCGCCTAAACCAAAGTACCTACGCCATGAGAACTCAAACAGCAACCTCTACTCCAAAAACTACACCCATGGCAATGGTAGAGTCAAATTCAAATCAAGACAATGACACTGACCTTatgggaaaagaaaatggaaggaaGACTGTGCTGCAGGAACTTGCAGAGACATTTGCAGACTCACTAAACGATGCTATTGTAAACAATGAAATGGGAAGCCCACCATCCAGGAAGTCACCAAAGAAGGTGGCCATTACATTAGAAATAGCTTAGTGTGTAGTGCTAATGTTTTCTAGTGCCTTCCAAGAAAATAATGTAGGAATTATTGCCCCTTTCCCAACAAATTTAAGGAAGTTCCATCAAAATGCATTGTGCACAGTGGCGCCGTTTCCATGGGACCCAAAGGGGCCTGAGCCcactcaaaaatttgttatgggtgtgaggaaaatatgtgtcaggcttgtcgattttccccggagtgtccagatatcgagatttgagttatcagggttctaatgttgatcatatgagttctaaaatgcttaaaaaacttatttttaagacCTTCTTAAGAATAAGAGTTTTACATATTGccatattttttgtatgaataaatgtaaaaataatacatgaatgaaaaactatttatctCTTCCCAACTGTTTATTATGAGGTGTTGCAAATATGGAACACAAGGAAAATCCACTACCATAACTTAATCAATGTTGGAAAGCCATTAGTTTGATTCAGACATTAATTAACTCACCAATGAGAGCAATATTTAGGTGAAAACTTTATGCAGGATTCATTTCATTGCTTTCATTAGTAGGTGGTATTTTTGTGGCATTGGGCGTAAAAACTTTGCTACCGTTGATTTACGAACTTATGATCCATTATTTGGGATCAAAACCACAAGTCAAAGTTTGAGGAATTGGTTGTCTTGGCAAAAATCAGGATTGTGCCCTAGAGATGAACTCTCTACAATGCCAGGCTCAGAAGCAATACTATCAGTTTCGATACATAGTGATAGGCCTCCAGGCAACGAGATTCAAGATCCATTAGCTTCACCTTCCTAACTTCATgcaattttcaagcattttgttATACCTATTCAAACCAGAACAACAGTGGTCTGGTGTACCATTTCTTTCCAAGGGGTGTTGGGAGTGGTGAAAATTGAAGACTGCATGAATGTTTCATTCTACACCagacaaattttcttcaaaagaaattgCCAATGACActcttgaattaattttttttaagggattcccagtatatattttaaatttattacataaataatCATAGTAAATGAATAAAGgcgtaaattaatattttaatattttgcctaCTCTCAAAAGATTCATATCATgattcaatttcaaaattaaaattgaaaaaaaaaaattaattgcaatctCATCGAAacctcaaaatttcattcaaaaatttttacttgaaatataAAGTACATAGAAAACTTAATCACATGAAAACTGCCATGTGGTATTAATTTATAGActtacttataaaaaatatgacattgatCAGCTGCttgttaaatttatttgctgCCATAACTAACAACACACTTTTCGAATGAATCTCTCAAACAGCATTATACTCATAGACAATTTACTTTCATGTAGGTTGTGGCAAGATGCAGCATATGCAACTTGGAATTTTCTGGCCAAGTAGTCTTACAAAGCCATTTAACTGGATCTAAGCATgccaaaaaggtaaaataatgatACTAACTTCcattatttgtgaaaaaaaatcacttcatatTTTCATAACTGCAACCCTTTATCATTGATAGCTAATGAAAGTGACCTTATTAGATACAATACTCTTTCTGAGCATATTCAAAGTTTATATTGAACTTAAGATCTAAACAGGTAGGTACTTAACCCGTCAACACCCACgcgtgccatatggcacccagtgcagtgctgagccaatac
Encoded proteins:
- the LOC124164516 gene encoding zinc finger protein 385B-like isoform X1; its protein translation is MESNWKLREFPVSKEDLESMKKSMERYTRERLNMCSDTYAVMPASTALIHRKLHHCTVCDVILNSCTQTRDHCNGRKHLARLKLSGKDVSFGPKGENIHTTSPVNSSGIVSLKSNEMSLKDMNSQNMDSSEFSPTCRLNQSTYAMRTQTATSTPKTTPMAMVESNSNQDNDTDLMGKENGRKTVLQELAETFADSLNDAIVNNEMGSPPSRKSPKKVVARCSICNLEFSGQVVLQSHLTGSKHAKKVKSLEILRELDTKSHCIIKGDTSKFLKCEECDAVVNSSQHMQMHYRGVNMNGAGDGPGIGPLPQVLGSNGRARDGQIKQYGFKEGFKYMCRLCKVYLNSEIQLQQHMNSKKHKESTMRGQRCTPRSHQYEKENDGRFSVTPFYQKKTPKQQGISYWLAQQQKIHRLNMANNPPLRYMIRGNSTSLVSQRTFPSTLQDYYTNHRYVI
- the LOC124164516 gene encoding zinc finger protein 385B-like isoform X2 yields the protein MESNWKLREFPVSKEDLESMKKSMERLNMCSDTYAVMPASTALIHRKLHHCTVCDVILNSCTQTRDHCNGRKHLARLKLSGKDVSFGPKGENIHTTSPVNSSGIVSLKSNEMSLKDMNSQNMDSSEFSPTCRLNQSTYAMRTQTATSTPKTTPMAMVESNSNQDNDTDLMGKENGRKTVLQELAETFADSLNDAIVNNEMGSPPSRKSPKKVVARCSICNLEFSGQVVLQSHLTGSKHAKKVKSLEILRELDTKSHCIIKGDTSKFLKCEECDAVVNSSQHMQMHYRGVNMNGAGDGPGIGPLPQVLGSNGRARDGQIKQYGFKEGFKYMCRLCKVYLNSEIQLQQHMNSKKHKESTMRGQRCTPRSHQYEKENDGRFSVTPFYQKKTPKQQGISYWLAQQQKIHRLNMANNPPLRYMIRGNSTSLVSQRTFPSTLQDYYTNHRYVI